The following proteins are encoded in a genomic region of Necator americanus strain Aroian chromosome II, whole genome shotgun sequence:
- a CDS encoding hypothetical protein (NECATOR_CHRII.G8093.T1), with translation MLFSTLSDPSPNESNTQRERGIFRSNSPFRYAELLDIVDLKVHGSLGADRELTRDSRSPRAWNTDERMDSVRDLVVDREGSRRAR, from the coding sequence ATGTTGTTCAGCACATTGTCAGATCCCAGCCCAAATGAGTCCAATACCCAGAGGGAGCGTGGGATTTTTCGCAGCAACTCtccgtttcgttacgctgaactgctgGACATTGTTGACTTGAAGGTACACGGCTCACTCGGTGCCGATAGGGAGCTCACGAGAGATTCGAGGTCTCCCAGGGCATGGAACACTGACGAACGGATGGATTCTGTACGAGATCTCGTtgtagatcgagaaggttcGCGCCGAGCACGATGA
- a CDS encoding hypothetical protein (NECATOR_CHRII.G8094.T1): MDHIHTIFASDRDVSRGLDDLGPSWPPPKSADPSVFDQFLWETLKAKTYREIFSSLPEQQQNISDEKLQPFQRFCFDLLSAIC, translated from the coding sequence ATGGATCACATTCACACAATCTTCGCGTCTGACAGAGATGTTAGCAGAGGTCTGGATGATCTCGGCCCTAGTTGGCCACCACCCAAGTCAGCTGATCCGTCAGTGTTCGACCAGTTTTTGTGGGAAACCCTCAAGGCTAAGACATATCGCGAAATCTTCTCCAGTCTTCCAGAACAGCAGCAGAACATTTCTGATGAGAAGTTGCAGCCATTCCAACGGTTCTGCTTTGATCTGCTTTCCGCCATTTGCTGA